In the genome of Microcoleus vaginatus PCC 9802, the window AGGGCAGCCAGAGCACGTAGCGATATCCAGATTCCGGGGCTCCTTGAATTGAGAGTTGACCGCCTTGAATTTCCACCAACTGGCAGCAAAGCAGCAGCCCCAAGCGTTCCCTGGCCCCGTAACCAGCTAACACCGGTGCGGTATCCTCGGCATTCTGGGCCACCAAAGCCGCCAACTCAGAAAACGCCAGCGTTAATCGCTGCGAACCCTGTGTCGGGAGTTGCGCTTCGAGTCCGAGGGAGTCGGTTTCGGAGTTCGATGTCGAACCGCTACCAGACCCGGCCCTCAACAAGTAGTCGGTGTAGAGTTTAGCATGGGGCAAACTTTCCCCTAACCAAGGATGAAAAACCCAAACTCCGATGTTGATACCGTCTTCTTTCCGAGAAACGTGGACTCGAATCACGCTGCCTGCCCCAGCAGATTGAATAATGCTAAAAATTAAGTGGTGCAGCATTTGCTGAACCTTATCTTTATCTACCAACCAGATGCGCGACCCGGGCCCCATCGACAAATTAATTTCTTGCTCTCGTCTACTTGCCACCGACGACAGGATTGTCACAACCTGCTGGCACAAAGTTTCTATATCGACTGCGGTTCGCTTCAAGGTGAAAGCGGAATCATCTAGTTCTGACAGTTCCAAAATTTCTTCAACTAGCGATCGCAAAGAGCGGCTGCTGTCTTGGATCACGTCAATATATTCTTTTTGCTTGCTCGTTAAGGGGCCATAAATTTCTTGTTTCAACACGCTTGCCATGCCGAGGACAGAAGTGAGCGGTGTGAGCAATTCCTGCGCTAAATTATTTAGCAGTTTTATTTTAATTGAGTTAGTAGACAAATCGATAGGTTTGTTAGTCATCGCTAATTTTTATTGGTTCATTGTCGAGCGAGGGTTTGCGGTTCATTAGACCTATTCCAAAAGTCTATAACAATCTGTATATAATTCACCCAGAAAAAACGTAGCGAAGAAAAATATATATTCCTTCTTCCCTAGAAGCTCTTCCTTATCTGAGTAATTAAGATTTAATCATTGCTTCTAAAGCTGATTGCAAGTCTTGAGTGAGTTCGGCAACTGCTAACCTGCGGCTGGTTTGATATCGATCCCAACGATGGCTCACTGATATGGGTTCGCCCACGGTCATTTGTACCTGCTGTTTGCCCAACTTCGGTCTGCCGAAAGGATTTCCCCCTTTGATTCGAGCCAGTACGTCCCACAGCAGTAAAGTTGTTTCTGCCAAACGTTCTGCTGTCAGTTGTTCTGCGACGTACCTGCCCGTGACGGACACGAAACTTTCTACAAGTCTCATGTGCCACATCCGAAGACTTGCTTCTTCAGCGAGGCGATCGGCTAATCCTCTTTCTAAGGGAGAAAGTGCTGCAATATCTTTGATATCTTCTCGATAAATATACTCCCAGCCTGCTTGTTCCACACGGCGGCAGCGGTCTATTAAACTGCCTTTGGGCTTCAAGTTAAAATATTCTTCTGCTACTTGCAAACCCACGTCTAACAGGGCTTTCAGCCGAGCCATCAT includes:
- a CDS encoding sensor histidine kinase codes for the protein MTNKPIDLSTNSIKIKLLNNLAQELLTPLTSVLGMASVLKQEIYGPLTSKQKEYIDVIQDSSRSLRSLVEEILELSELDDSAFTLKRTAVDIETLCQQVVTILSSVASRREQEINLSMGPGSRIWLVDKDKVQQMLHHLIFSIIQSAGAGSVIRVHVSRKEDGINIGVWVFHPWLGESLPHAKLYTDYLLRAGSGSGSTSNSETDSLGLEAQLPTQGSQRLTLAFSELAALVAQNAEDTAPVLAGYGARERLGLLLCCQLVEIQGGQLSIQGAPESGYRYVLWLPCTNATELLEG